The Arvicanthis niloticus isolate mArvNil1 chromosome 2, mArvNil1.pat.X, whole genome shotgun sequence genome includes a window with the following:
- the LOC143441279 gene encoding uncharacterized protein LOC143441279 isoform X2 yields MTPPLPAAAGRQQQPCYPEPRHDPEPYPAYRKSPIGKATLAGDAVRKPQSQNGEAAASRGRDKGRDLTSDLRMRAALGRFWSRLTDFCLPSSWTMVNTETHN; encoded by the exons ATGACCCCGCCGCTCCCCGCCGCCGCCGGCCGGCAACAGCAGCCCTGTTACCCAGAGCCGCGCCACGACCCGGAACCGTACCCTGCGTACCGGAAGTCCCCGATCGGCAAGGCGACTTTGGCTGGGGACGCAGTGCGCAAGCCCCAGAGCCAGAACGGAGAAGCCGCGGCCTCCCGGGGGCGGGACAAGGGGCGGGACCTGACGAGTGACTTGCGCATGCGTGCTGCCCTTGGCCGTTTCTGGAGCAGGTTAACTGACTTCTGTTTACCCTCAAGT tgGACAATGGTTaatacagaaactcacaactga
- the LOC143441279 gene encoding uncharacterized protein LOC143441279 isoform X1: MTPPLPAAAGRQQQPCYPEPRHDPEPYPAYRKSPIGKATLAGDAVRKPQSQNGEAAASRGRDKGRDLTSDLRMRAALGRFWSRLTDFCLPSSVRIAWTMVNTETHN, translated from the exons ATGACCCCGCCGCTCCCCGCCGCCGCCGGCCGGCAACAGCAGCCCTGTTACCCAGAGCCGCGCCACGACCCGGAACCGTACCCTGCGTACCGGAAGTCCCCGATCGGCAAGGCGACTTTGGCTGGGGACGCAGTGCGCAAGCCCCAGAGCCAGAACGGAGAAGCCGCGGCCTCCCGGGGGCGGGACAAGGGGCGGGACCTGACGAGTGACTTGCGCATGCGTGCTGCCCTTGGCCGTTTCTGGAGCAGGTTAACTGACTTCTGTTTACCCTCAAGTGTAAGGATCGCT tgGACAATGGTTaatacagaaactcacaactga